A section of the Roseivirga sp. BDSF3-8 genome encodes:
- the trxA gene encoding thioredoxin: MSKAIEITDANFNDIINTDKPVLVDFWAEWCGPCKMIGPLVEEIAGEYEGKAVVGKVDVDANHEISAKYGIRSIPTLLFFRNGEIVDKQIGAVPKNVLAQKLDAQMSEQS, encoded by the coding sequence ATGAGTAAAGCCATTGAAATTACGGATGCTAATTTTAACGACATCATAAATACTGATAAGCCTGTACTGGTTGATTTTTGGGCAGAGTGGTGCGGTCCTTGTAAGATGATCGGTCCCCTGGTAGAAGAAATTGCCGGTGAATACGAAGGCAAAGCAGTTGTAGGTAAGGTAGATGTTGACGCAAACCACGAAATTTCTGCCAAGTATGGCATCAGAAGTATTCCTACCCTCTTGTTTTTCCGCAATGGCGAGATAGTTGACAAGCAGATAGGTGCCGTGCCTAAAAATGTACTGGCGCAAAAGCTCGATGCCCAAATGAGCGAGCAGTCATAA
- a CDS encoding IPT/TIG domain-containing protein has product MRLTYKNQLRTLQAFAMAGVIGFMTACGSDDEGPEVMPAPTVSSFSPDSGLEGETITINGTNFSETSSENSVNFSSGVAATVTSASSTSLEVEVPTGAVSGPVSVTVDGQTGTSTAEFTVLEETMALKQQIDNSSSEAKTTSSLPSNIQYGYHFTALKSGDITDMAVVYPTSKDVTVYVWADENETLLDSLTITSATSFNYVELIDPIALEEGKKYRITMYIALGEDASYVSDVTYPFTRGSIELLNLVATNGENTAQFPKVNAGENYVAGFVDFVYRTEK; this is encoded by the coding sequence ATGAGGTTAACCTACAAAAATCAGCTACGAACCCTTCAGGCATTCGCCATGGCAGGTGTGATCGGATTTATGACAGCATGTGGAAGCGATGATGAAGGTCCGGAAGTAATGCCTGCTCCCACTGTTTCTTCCTTTTCGCCTGACAGCGGATTAGAAGGAGAGACAATCACCATAAACGGAACCAACTTCTCAGAAACCAGCAGTGAAAACAGCGTCAACTTCTCTAGCGGCGTTGCGGCAACTGTCACATCAGCTTCATCCACCAGCCTGGAGGTAGAAGTCCCAACGGGCGCTGTTAGCGGACCTGTTTCAGTTACGGTAGACGGTCAGACAGGCACATCTACTGCTGAGTTTACCGTATTGGAAGAGACCATGGCGCTCAAACAGCAAATTGACAACAGCAGTAGCGAGGCCAAAACTACAAGTTCTTTGCCGAGCAACATCCAATATGGTTATCATTTTACTGCGCTTAAGAGTGGCGACATTACTGATATGGCAGTTGTTTACCCTACAAGTAAAGATGTAACTGTATATGTGTGGGCTGATGAAAATGAGACACTATTAGATAGTTTAACGATAACGTCTGCCACGTCTTTTAACTACGTAGAGTTAATAGACCCTATAGCCCTAGAAGAAGGTAAGAAATACAGGATTACTATGTATATAGCTTTAGGGGAAGATGCAAGCTACGTCAGTGATGTTACCTATCCATTTACAAGAGGTAGCATCGAGCTATTAAACCTTGTAGCCACAAATGGCGAAAACACAGCCCAATTTCCAAAGGTCAATGCCGGAGAAAACTACGTAGCTGGCTTTGTAGATTTTGTGTATAGAACAGAAAAATAA
- a CDS encoding PKD domain-containing protein — translation MIVTTSSFGRGSIIDLLTGSTGSNLDYNLELNGNPNTKLCKSASSGTFDLVISEKNGKNVWFSNNVRIVISVPTGYKINSAYDYNVANVDTDNTDTDFEKSNIDVYHTPSAIFITFKNVSSDHQDKLTISGLEITAESPSASGAMSIFIEKDLDSQTFDNLTELSFTTPEAYIYASTTSVDNRFAPNETFNIVVNAPDKDKAKHSLVIEDGSNQDVTSNFTVDFNNGIYTVTCPEDAGTYSLKVSYEDDGCKASASPIAFSIVIPSIFHVESISGPDLDPTYCEDEGTFKVYFDPDEIYSGSTTGTVVEVFGQTVDLFDINGNPYSELGDAYFNINLADYPIDTIAISAYRTYSSISQGDCENLCFNSYDDCRRTCDIKYPDIIIKDPILYPTDPFYQPLGSPKTFGSSNQSGKVAPQFSTTIPLPKAVTDQAYATYYNPDRDVCYNDCEQELNYCITTCSSSTAEKQTPPRKASFTIVAKPAVSVSFAPEYCDESSNINLGELVSPNDGYGTITILSDTTDITSTAINSAQQFVPSALNPGTYSVVLEYDNGVCIETANDSFTVTSSPDFGLSVVNSTDTTSLAGFAVCESEAALTIMENDGSGNLIAADISNMIITYAADTVNPANILVETNGQVTLDPTQLDPGFTYSVGYTKASGSCSASRSFPITINPNPTPFFTGLRTEYCEADPSKIELKLNPEPKTNTVDLQIFNLSGDDVTSTYAAITQDTVGDYYFEPRLLPADTYIVRYSFTNGNTGCTGIFESDEVTIFPSPDSTYTVENFCLGQTTLFTATEPEAADSSTTYVWEFGDGTVQRGRTVSKKFAVAGFQTVTFTITNAGGCSFTTKKNVAIYPLPVMDYTSYGYCENNPTTFDATVAANADAADTSYSIDRYIWDYGDGVTDTLDASTPIAEHVYTSTGKKVVTLTIETAKGCGDQLTREIFIFPVISAELYREQFEAGYSPEANGWLNSHILDSLGLSSWRLEQIDSVGMAWTTRDNSGTYFNNEKSYLESACIDMSVYDDPQMNLYYECDTDNGNDGAVVLYSTDGGIDWVVLGDGPDGVGWYNTDNLLGQPGEEFNASRKGWSGSDTGWTVGKYPLAEVSAAAASGNGLVRFRLAFGSNTDNPIDAIFGGFSLDEVRVFNKNKLVLLEHFTNLTDAGAKAEREALMTYDESRDDVVKIQYHIPDPVEDEVYLSHNPQVHGVPWLTYGISGPGVTVVEGRYNSPVNFTDGWGPTATTFHSLESTPFELATTYTGGRNGDPLQISVDVIYNGTIINSDTAINQRLSLKTAVVMETMTESGETMRKVFYDFVSPATGVYIDGPWEPGIDRTDNVTMEWAPPHTAEASTFSLVSWLQFTDIQYYDEYNHPIRPVLQSAYLPVAQPVDATRVTGIADDMASEEIGLYPNPARDVVALTFPYPTIQPYEVSLIDMTGKTHGHYVVPGGSRAYELQISQLPRGLYLVRIYDNKGQQVVKKLLLR, via the coding sequence ATGATAGTTACTACCTCGTCCTTTGGACGAGGTAGTATCATTGATCTACTTACAGGGTCAACGGGAAGTAACCTTGACTATAATCTAGAGCTAAACGGCAACCCAAACACTAAATTGTGTAAATCAGCCAGTTCTGGAACTTTTGATCTTGTCATCAGTGAAAAAAATGGTAAGAACGTTTGGTTTTCAAACAATGTTAGAATTGTTATTTCAGTTCCTACTGGTTATAAGATTAATAGTGCCTATGATTATAACGTCGCTAATGTAGATACAGACAATACTGACACTGATTTTGAAAAATCCAACATAGATGTTTATCACACTCCATCAGCAATATTTATTACATTCAAAAATGTAAGCAGTGATCATCAGGACAAGCTAACTATATCTGGCCTGGAAATTACAGCAGAAAGCCCTTCTGCAAGTGGTGCTATGTCTATTTTCATCGAAAAAGATTTAGACTCACAAACATTCGATAACCTTACTGAGCTTTCATTTACTACACCTGAAGCCTACATATATGCTTCTACTACTTCTGTAGATAACAGATTCGCGCCCAATGAAACTTTCAATATAGTTGTAAATGCACCTGACAAAGATAAAGCAAAACATTCTCTAGTTATTGAAGATGGAAGTAATCAGGATGTGACTTCCAACTTTACTGTAGACTTTAATAATGGTATCTACACTGTAACCTGCCCTGAAGATGCAGGCACCTACTCACTCAAGGTATCCTATGAGGACGATGGTTGTAAAGCAAGTGCAAGTCCCATTGCTTTTTCCATTGTTATTCCCTCCATATTTCATGTTGAAAGTATCAGTGGACCTGATTTAGACCCTACCTATTGCGAGGACGAGGGAACTTTCAAAGTATACTTTGACCCCGATGAAATATATAGCGGCAGCACTACCGGTACTGTTGTAGAAGTATTTGGACAGACAGTAGACCTCTTTGATATTAATGGCAATCCCTACAGTGAGCTTGGTGATGCTTACTTTAATATAAACCTCGCTGACTATCCTATAGATACGATAGCCATTTCTGCCTACCGTACCTATAGCTCCATCTCACAAGGCGATTGTGAAAACCTTTGCTTTAATTCCTATGATGATTGTAGGCGTACATGCGATATAAAGTACCCTGACATCATTATTAAAGACCCTATACTCTACCCTACGGACCCTTTTTATCAGCCGCTTGGCAGCCCTAAGACCTTCGGTAGCAGCAATCAAAGTGGCAAAGTAGCCCCGCAATTTTCAACTACCATTCCATTACCAAAAGCGGTAACTGACCAGGCGTATGCCACATATTACAACCCGGATAGGGATGTATGTTACAATGATTGTGAACAGGAACTAAACTACTGTATCACAACCTGTAGCAGCAGCACAGCAGAAAAGCAAACACCTCCCAGGAAAGCCAGCTTTACCATAGTGGCTAAACCTGCGGTGTCAGTATCCTTTGCCCCTGAATATTGTGACGAAAGCTCAAATATAAACCTGGGCGAACTGGTTAGCCCTAATGATGGCTATGGCACAATCACTATCCTCAGCGACACCACCGACATTACCAGTACTGCTATCAACAGTGCCCAGCAATTTGTACCCTCAGCACTAAATCCCGGTACTTACTCTGTCGTATTAGAGTATGATAACGGAGTATGTATTGAAACGGCGAATGACAGCTTTACAGTCACTTCGTCTCCTGACTTTGGCCTGTCTGTCGTTAATTCCACAGATACTACCTCACTTGCAGGATTTGCAGTCTGCGAATCTGAAGCCGCACTGACTATCATGGAAAATGACGGGAGTGGTAACCTTATTGCTGCAGATATCAGTAACATGATCATCACTTACGCTGCAGATACAGTCAACCCCGCGAATATACTGGTAGAAACAAACGGACAAGTTACCCTTGACCCCACACAACTGGATCCTGGCTTTACCTATTCTGTAGGTTACACCAAGGCATCCGGAAGCTGCTCTGCCTCAAGGTCATTTCCGATTACTATTAACCCTAACCCCACCCCTTTCTTTACAGGGCTTAGAACAGAATACTGTGAGGCAGATCCTTCAAAAATAGAGCTCAAGCTCAATCCTGAACCGAAAACCAACACTGTGGATCTACAGATATTTAACCTTTCCGGGGATGATGTCACCAGCACCTATGCTGCCATTACCCAGGACACAGTCGGTGATTATTACTTTGAGCCCCGGTTATTACCGGCAGATACGTACATAGTAAGATACTCGTTTACTAATGGCAATACAGGGTGTACCGGTATCTTTGAATCAGATGAGGTAACTATTTTCCCTTCACCCGACAGCACGTACACGGTAGAAAATTTCTGCCTGGGACAGACAACACTATTTACTGCTACTGAACCCGAAGCAGCAGACAGTTCCACTACATATGTATGGGAGTTTGGTGACGGTACGGTACAGCGCGGTCGTACCGTATCGAAAAAATTTGCCGTGGCAGGGTTCCAAACTGTTACCTTTACTATCACCAACGCCGGTGGCTGCTCATTTACCACTAAAAAGAATGTAGCTATTTATCCACTGCCTGTGATGGATTACACCTCATACGGGTACTGCGAAAATAACCCTACCACCTTTGATGCTACGGTAGCCGCCAATGCTGATGCAGCAGATACCAGCTATTCGATAGACCGCTACATATGGGACTATGGTGATGGCGTAACAGATACACTGGATGCCTCTACCCCTATAGCCGAGCACGTCTATACCAGTACAGGCAAAAAGGTAGTCACCCTCACCATCGAAACAGCCAAAGGATGCGGTGACCAACTTACCCGTGAGATATTCATTTTCCCGGTAATTTCAGCCGAGCTATACAGGGAACAGTTTGAAGCCGGCTACTCACCTGAAGCCAATGGCTGGCTTAACAGCCACATCCTTGATAGCTTAGGACTAAGCAGTTGGAGACTTGAGCAGATAGATTCTGTAGGGATGGCATGGACGACCCGTGATAATAGCGGCACATACTTTAATAACGAAAAGAGCTACCTCGAAAGCGCCTGTATCGATATGAGCGTGTATGACGACCCCCAGATGAACCTATACTACGAGTGCGATACGGATAATGGAAATGACGGTGCCGTAGTGCTCTATAGTACAGATGGCGGCATAGACTGGGTAGTACTGGGAGACGGCCCTGATGGCGTGGGCTGGTACAATACTGATAACCTGCTCGGACAGCCCGGCGAAGAGTTTAATGCTTCCAGAAAAGGCTGGTCCGGCTCAGATACCGGCTGGACAGTAGGTAAATACCCTCTTGCTGAAGTTTCCGCGGCGGCTGCTTCCGGAAATGGACTGGTACGTTTCCGGTTGGCATTTGGTAGTAACACAGATAACCCGATCGATGCTATATTTGGCGGCTTTTCGCTGGATGAGGTCAGGGTGTTTAATAAGAACAAACTGGTGCTGCTGGAGCATTTCACCAACCTGACAGATGCAGGTGCCAAAGCTGAACGTGAGGCACTAATGACCTACGACGAAAGCAGGGATGACGTAGTTAAGATACAGTACCACATCCCTGATCCCGTGGAAGATGAAGTATACCTCTCACATAACCCTCAGGTTCATGGTGTGCCTTGGCTGACTTATGGGATATCCGGACCCGGCGTAACAGTTGTGGAAGGCAGGTACAATTCCCCGGTTAATTTCACCGACGGATGGGGGCCTACTGCCACCACATTCCACTCCCTTGAATCCACACCTTTCGAACTGGCAACCACTTACACCGGTGGGCGTAATGGAGATCCACTCCAGATATCAGTAGATGTGATATACAATGGCACCATAATAAACAGCGATACAGCTATTAATCAGCGATTATCTCTAAAAACAGCCGTCGTGATGGAGACCATGACTGAAAGTGGCGAAACCATGCGTAAGGTGTTTTATGACTTCGTATCTCCTGCCACCGGCGTATATATAGACGGGCCTTGGGAGCCAGGGATAGACCGTACCGATAATGTCACTATGGAATGGGCCCCTCCTCATACAGCCGAGGCCTCCACGTTTAGCCTGGTGTCCTGGCTGCAATTTACTGACATACAGTACTATGATGAATATAATCATCCGATAAGGCCTGTGCTGCAATCGGCATACCTGCCTGTGGCTCAGCCCGTAGATGCCACCCGGGTGACCGGGATAGCCGATGATATGGCTAGTGAGGAAATAGGCCTTTACCCTAATCCGGCAAGAGACGTAGTCGCTCTTACCTTCCCCTACCCTACCATACAGCCATATGAAGTATCACTGATTGACATGACGGGTAAAACTCACGGCCATTACGTCGTACCTGGAGGAAGCCGCGCCTATGAATTACAAATCAGCCAACTACCCAGAGGGCTGTACCTTGTGAGGATCTATGATAATAAGGGGCAGCAAGTGGTAAAAAAGCTACTGCTACGATAA
- a CDS encoding PD-(D/E)XK nuclease family protein: MNKPFLQQLAEKLFNEHGKQIGQVTVVFPNRRAGYFFRKYLSALIKSPIWSPEVYSIEEFIMMHSPLLEADRITLVFTLYQAYKDILAYDEGFDKFYGWGEMLLGDFDEIDRYMVEANSLFRNMVELKRIDTVFAYLTEDQRQLVRNFWRSFSGELSSEKKNFLRLWENLEKVYDRFRQVLSQQGLGYPGMIYREVANNISQSADAKRKVVFAGLNALTRSEELIISYYLKEKHASVQWDADDSYLHDSRQEAGMFLRRYRNHRVFESTFKDQSLTDMRSQPKEVNLIGVPHETGQAKKAGELLLDLQKAGKLKNPEKTVVVLADEAMLFPVLHSLPQSRKEEQDALAVNVTMGYPLRETSLYSLLEQLVEMQEFASRRAKADKNETEHEGVEQNYAYQYRHVIAILRHPLIYYRMPGASDEILDDIENRNRLSIPATELTDSKWPDQLCRLFAPLPAAGGVIPYLLAVLKDIRMYRLADLQPTGRADLELEYVFAFESHLKRLGDTLAKNSLEIGLETFLRLYRNLARFLRVPFSGEPLNGLQIMGMLETRNLDFDHVIMLNMNEGVFPPISSGSSYVPYALRRAFGLSTPEHTDAVSANVFYNLLRRAQKVTLLYNATVSTRNSGGMSRFLYQLIYERPEEWTFSHTVVSNAVRGRQPVSISVDKTDSIMSKMDKWFKIDGVMPERPMTASAINAYLDCRLRFYFRYVAGLKEADEVEEEVDQRIFGNILHEAMEFLYEEFIERKKEPLLEPSDFPVLRERLPAAVEKAFKNHYGGTNKAEEKAFRFEGRNVIAREIIMKMAGKVLDKDRQDAPFEILGLEKQGYTLEVPVNESTVVLGGIIDRVDSKDGHVRVIDYKTGKDDKKVASIESLFDREDPKRNKAAMQTFLYGFLYQTQAGKKSSAVMPGLYNVKELFGRDFSMTFVMDKHPVLDVSPYRTEYLERLGGLLSEIYDVAQPFDQTPDEDKCRHCPYKVICHRG; the protein is encoded by the coding sequence ATGAATAAGCCCTTCCTTCAGCAATTGGCTGAAAAGTTATTCAATGAACATGGTAAGCAAATAGGTCAGGTAACCGTGGTGTTTCCTAATAGAAGAGCAGGTTATTTCTTTAGAAAGTACCTGTCTGCTCTTATCAAGAGCCCGATTTGGAGCCCTGAAGTATATAGCATCGAGGAGTTTATTATGATGCATAGCCCTCTCCTGGAAGCTGACCGGATTACACTGGTATTTACCCTTTACCAAGCCTATAAAGATATACTCGCCTATGATGAGGGTTTTGATAAGTTTTACGGATGGGGTGAAATGCTTCTTGGAGACTTTGATGAGATTGACCGCTATATGGTAGAGGCAAACAGCTTGTTTCGCAACATGGTCGAATTGAAACGAATTGATACTGTCTTTGCCTACCTCACGGAGGACCAAAGACAGTTGGTGCGTAATTTCTGGCGTTCCTTTAGCGGCGAACTCAGCTCTGAGAAAAAGAATTTTCTTCGTCTATGGGAGAATCTTGAAAAGGTATACGACCGTTTCCGTCAGGTACTGAGTCAGCAGGGGCTTGGCTATCCCGGCATGATATACCGGGAGGTGGCCAACAATATTTCGCAATCGGCAGATGCTAAAAGAAAGGTTGTCTTTGCAGGGCTAAATGCGCTAACCCGGTCTGAGGAGCTTATTATTTCCTATTATCTGAAAGAGAAACATGCCTCCGTTCAGTGGGATGCTGATGATAGCTACCTGCATGATTCCCGCCAGGAAGCGGGTATGTTTTTACGACGATACCGCAACCACCGCGTTTTTGAATCGACTTTCAAAGATCAGAGCCTGACTGATATGCGTAGCCAACCAAAGGAGGTGAACTTAATAGGAGTGCCGCACGAGACAGGGCAGGCTAAAAAGGCAGGGGAGTTGCTACTGGATCTGCAAAAGGCAGGAAAGCTGAAAAACCCTGAAAAAACGGTAGTGGTACTGGCCGATGAGGCTATGCTCTTCCCGGTACTTCACTCGCTGCCACAGTCAAGAAAGGAAGAACAGGATGCGCTGGCGGTGAATGTAACCATGGGTTATCCGCTTCGTGAAACGAGTCTTTATAGCCTGCTGGAACAACTGGTGGAAATGCAGGAGTTTGCTTCACGGCGAGCTAAAGCTGATAAGAACGAGACAGAGCACGAGGGTGTCGAGCAAAACTATGCTTACCAGTACCGACACGTTATTGCCATACTTAGGCATCCGCTGATCTACTACAGGATGCCTGGGGCATCTGATGAAATTCTGGATGATATTGAAAACCGCAATCGACTTTCTATACCGGCCACAGAGCTGACAGATAGTAAGTGGCCGGATCAGTTATGCCGGCTATTTGCACCTCTACCAGCAGCTGGGGGAGTCATACCTTATCTCCTGGCGGTGCTGAAGGATATTCGTATGTATCGATTGGCGGATCTGCAGCCAACCGGCCGTGCAGACCTGGAGCTGGAATATGTGTTTGCTTTTGAGAGTCACCTGAAGCGGCTGGGAGATACGCTGGCGAAGAACTCTCTTGAGATCGGACTGGAAACTTTTCTCAGGCTGTACAGAAACCTGGCCCGTTTTCTCAGGGTGCCATTTAGCGGCGAACCCTTGAATGGGTTACAGATTATGGGGATGCTGGAAACCAGGAATCTGGATTTTGACCATGTCATCATGCTTAATATGAATGAGGGGGTGTTTCCTCCTATATCTTCAGGCAGTAGTTACGTACCATACGCACTAAGGCGTGCATTCGGTCTTTCCACGCCGGAGCATACTGACGCAGTAAGTGCTAATGTGTTTTATAACCTTCTACGCAGGGCTCAAAAAGTCACTTTGCTTTATAATGCCACGGTAAGCACCCGCAATAGCGGGGGGATGAGCCGCTTTCTCTATCAACTTATTTATGAGCGCCCTGAGGAGTGGACTTTTAGCCACACAGTGGTCAGCAATGCTGTTAGGGGGCGGCAGCCGGTGTCAATCAGTGTAGATAAGACTGACTCCATTATGAGTAAGATGGATAAGTGGTTTAAAATAGATGGAGTCATGCCTGAAAGACCCATGACAGCAAGTGCCATCAACGCATATCTGGACTGCCGTCTGCGATTTTATTTCAGGTATGTTGCAGGCTTAAAGGAGGCAGATGAAGTAGAAGAGGAGGTGGACCAGCGTATCTTCGGAAACATTCTGCATGAGGCCATGGAGTTTCTTTATGAAGAGTTTATCGAACGAAAAAAAGAGCCGCTGCTGGAGCCTTCTGATTTTCCTGTCCTGAGGGAAAGGCTTCCTGCTGCCGTTGAGAAAGCATTCAAAAATCATTACGGAGGCACGAATAAGGCTGAGGAAAAAGCATTCAGGTTTGAAGGACGGAATGTAATAGCCAGGGAGATAATTATGAAAATGGCAGGCAAGGTTTTGGATAAGGATCGCCAGGATGCCCCATTTGAAATATTAGGCCTTGAGAAGCAGGGTTATACTCTGGAGGTGCCTGTGAATGAAAGTACGGTCGTACTGGGAGGAATAATTGACCGGGTAGACAGTAAAGATGGCCACGTAAGGGTGATAGACTACAAAACGGGTAAGGATGACAAAAAAGTGGCGAGCATAGAGAGCCTCTTCGACAGGGAAGACCCTAAACGGAATAAGGCGGCCATGCAGACTTTTTTATACGGATTTCTATACCAGACCCAGGCAGGGAAAAAAAGCAGTGCGGTAATGCCAGGACTTTATAATGTTAAAGAGCTCTTTGGCAGGGATTTCAGTATGACGTTTGTCATGGACAAACACCCTGTGTTGGATGTTTCGCCTTACCGGACTGAGTATCTGGAAAGGTTGGGGGGGCTGCTGAGTGAAATATATGATGTGGCTCAGCCATTTGATCAAACCCCTGATGAAGACAAATGCCGGCACTGCCCGTATAAAGTGATATGCCACAGGGGCTAG